The following coding sequences are from one Streptomyces angustmyceticus window:
- a CDS encoding HNH endonuclease → MRETLVLNASFEPLSTVSLRRAVVLVMQDKAVVEHAHPGLRIRAASVDLPVPQVIRLSRYVRVPFRQRAPWSRRGVLVRDQHRCAYCGRRATTVDHVVPRSHGGGDTWLNTVASCAEDNHRKADRTPEQAGMALLRRPFEPTPADALLSTLGVSVRDALPEWLALPA, encoded by the coding sequence ATGCGCGAGACGCTGGTGCTCAATGCGAGCTTCGAGCCGCTGTCGACGGTGTCGCTGCGGCGGGCGGTGGTGCTGGTGATGCAGGACAAGGCCGTCGTCGAGCACGCTCACCCGGGGCTGCGGATCCGTGCCGCTTCGGTGGATCTGCCGGTGCCGCAGGTGATCAGACTGAGCAGATACGTCCGGGTGCCGTTCCGACAACGGGCGCCCTGGTCGCGGCGGGGAGTGCTGGTGCGTGACCAGCACCGGTGCGCGTACTGCGGGCGGCGGGCGACGACCGTGGACCATGTCGTGCCGCGGTCGCACGGCGGTGGGGACACCTGGCTGAATACCGTCGCCTCATGCGCGGAGGACAACCACCGCAAGGCGGACCGTACGCCCGAGCAGGCGGGGATGGCGCTGCTGCGGCGGCCGTTCGAGCCGACGCCGGCGGACGCGCTGCTGTCGACGCTGGGGGTGTCGGTGCGGGACGCGCTGCCGGAGTGGCTGGCGCTGCCGGCGTAG
- a CDS encoding YbhB/YbcL family Raf kinase inhibitor-like protein → MSELKRRPLPHDFHPPVPEFTVLSDEVEPGGTLRPEQVYAEGNRSPQLRWEGAPAGTKSYAVTCYDPDAPTGSGFWHWSLFDIPASVTELPAGAGSGEMKGLPEGAVHVRNDYGTRDFGGAAPPPGDGPHRYVFTVYAVDQEKLGPDAGASPAVVGFNLRFHTLGRAQLIAEYEIPAAG, encoded by the coding sequence GTGTCCGAGCTGAAGCGGCGGCCGCTCCCGCACGATTTCCATCCGCCGGTGCCGGAGTTCACGGTGCTGAGCGACGAGGTGGAGCCGGGCGGGACGCTGCGGCCGGAGCAGGTCTACGCCGAGGGGAACCGTTCGCCGCAGCTGCGGTGGGAGGGCGCTCCCGCGGGGACGAAGAGCTACGCCGTCACCTGCTACGACCCGGACGCGCCGACGGGCAGCGGCTTTTGGCACTGGTCGCTGTTCGACATCCCGGCGTCGGTGACGGAGCTGCCGGCCGGTGCCGGGTCCGGGGAGATGAAGGGGCTGCCCGAGGGCGCCGTGCATGTCCGTAACGACTACGGGACGCGGGACTTCGGGGGCGCGGCGCCGCCGCCCGGGGACGGTCCGCACCGCTATGTCTTCACGGTCTACGCGGTGGACCAGGAGAAGCTCGGTCCGGATGCCGGGGCCTCGCCCGCGGTGGTGGGCTTCAACCTGCGTTTCCACACGCTCGGGCGGGCTCAGCTGATCGCCGAGTACGAGATTCCCGCGGCGGGCTGA
- a CDS encoding sporulation protein: MGFKKLLASLGAGGASVETVLFEENVVPGGVVQGEVRIQGGSVAQDIQGLSVGLQARVEVESGDEEYKRNIEFTKVQLGGAFAVQPGAAHTVPFGLEIPWETPITTFLGTHLHGMNVGVTTELAIARAVDSGDLDPVNVHPLPAQQAILDAFGRLGFRFKAADLEQGHIRGTRQRLPFYQEIEFYAPQQYRGLNQVELSFVADDREMDVVLEMDKKPGLFSEGSDTYRSFTVGLHDFEGTDWAAYLNQWLAEVGGKRNWL; this comes from the coding sequence ATGGGATTCAAGAAGCTGCTGGCGAGCCTGGGCGCCGGGGGTGCGTCGGTGGAGACGGTGCTCTTCGAGGAGAACGTCGTCCCGGGTGGGGTCGTACAGGGCGAGGTGCGGATCCAGGGCGGGTCCGTGGCCCAGGACATCCAGGGGCTGTCCGTCGGGCTGCAGGCGCGCGTCGAGGTCGAGAGCGGCGACGAGGAGTACAAGCGGAACATCGAGTTCACCAAGGTGCAGCTGGGCGGTGCCTTCGCGGTGCAGCCCGGTGCGGCGCACACCGTGCCGTTCGGGCTGGAGATCCCGTGGGAGACGCCGATCACCACGTTCCTGGGGACGCATCTGCACGGGATGAACGTCGGCGTGACGACGGAGCTGGCGATCGCCCGTGCGGTGGACTCCGGTGACCTCGACCCGGTGAACGTGCACCCGCTGCCGGCGCAGCAGGCGATCCTGGACGCGTTCGGGCGGCTCGGGTTCCGGTTCAAGGCGGCCGACCTGGAGCAGGGGCACATCCGGGGGACGCGCCAGCGGCTGCCCTTCTACCAGGAGATCGAGTTCTACGCGCCGCAGCAGTACCGCGGGCTGAACCAGGTGGAGCTGTCGTTCGTGGCGGACGACCGGGAGATGGACGTCGTCCTGGAGATGGACAAGAAGCCGGGGCTGTTCAGCGAGGGGTCGGACACCTACCGGTCGTTCACGGTCGGGCTGCACGACTTCGAGGGGACCGACTGGGCGGCCTACCTCAACCAGTGGCTGGCGGAGGTCGGCGGCAAGCGGAACTGGCTCTAA
- a CDS encoding DNA-3-methyladenine glycosylase, which yields MTDVPERMPLTHDFFDRPVVDVAPDLLGRILRRNTPDGPIELRLTEVEAYDGDTDPGSHAYRGRTARNATMFGPPGRAYVYFIYGMWFSLNAVCGPEDKASGVLLRAGEILTGAPLAAARRPKARSANELAKGPARLATALDIDRTLDGTDLCTGGTAPLSVLHGRPPARELVRNGPRTGVGGDGADHPWRYWIADDPTVSPYRPHTPRRRTTSTT from the coding sequence ATGACCGACGTACCGGAACGTATGCCGCTCACCCACGACTTCTTCGACCGCCCCGTGGTCGACGTGGCCCCCGACCTGCTCGGCCGCATCCTCCGCCGCAACACCCCCGACGGCCCGATCGAGCTCCGCCTCACCGAGGTCGAGGCGTACGACGGCGACACCGACCCCGGCTCCCACGCCTACCGCGGCCGCACCGCGCGCAACGCCACCATGTTCGGCCCGCCCGGCCGCGCGTACGTCTACTTCATCTACGGGATGTGGTTCAGCCTCAACGCGGTCTGCGGTCCCGAGGACAAGGCGAGCGGTGTCCTCCTGCGCGCCGGCGAGATCCTCACCGGCGCGCCCCTGGCAGCCGCCCGCCGCCCCAAGGCCCGCAGCGCCAACGAACTGGCGAAGGGCCCGGCCCGCCTGGCGACCGCCCTCGACATCGACCGCACCCTCGACGGCACCGACCTGTGCACCGGCGGCACGGCCCCCCTCTCGGTCCTGCACGGCCGGCCGCCCGCCCGCGAACTCGTCCGCAACGGCCCGCGCACGGGTGTCGGCGGTGACGGCGCCGACCACCCCTGGCGCTACTGGATCGCCGACGACCCGACCGTCAGCCCCTACCGCCCCCACACCCCCCGACGCCGCACCACCAGCACTACTTGA